The Streptomyces sp. NBC_01689 genome includes a window with the following:
- the eccCa gene encoding type VII secretion protein EccCa — MSQIIVKRPPRALPSEVPTDEVVLQPPPELPRGHQESVLMQLLPTLGMGGSVVFFFTNGQPFMKIMGMVMIASTVAMSIAMVVRFRRGSQGQLADLRRDYLGYLSQTRRAALDTARAQRDAQYYQHPSPEQLWALVAEGSRVWERRPGDEDFAQVRVGLGPQSLATPLVSPDTGPVEQLEPLTAGAMQRFVATHSVLDALPMAVSLRAFYHVTISGDPGSVRASARALTGSLASLHSPEDLLIVVAAGREELPHWEWAKWLPHAQAAGAVDGAGSRRLIGADTRELEDLLATRLTGRPRFHPGATPLPDEPHIVFVLDGLSLPPDSVLATVEGLQGVTVVEVVPGELSGARGDLSVVVQPHALHLESGHGLVYEGTPDVLSYESAEALARQLAPLRMASGGDDDEPLLANLEFTDLLSLGDAASVDTKRTWRPRSLAERLRVPIGVGEDGRPVMLDLKEAAQEGMGPHGLCVGATGSGKSELLRTLVLGLAVTHSSETLNFVLADFKGGATFAGMAQMPHVAAVITNLADDLTLVDRMGDSIRGELNRRQEMLRDAGNYANIHDYEKARAAGAALQPIPSLVLVIDEFSELLTAKPDFIEMFVQIGRIGRSLGVHLLLASQRLEEGRLRGLETYLSYRVGLRTFSAAESRAALGVPDAYELPNVPGSGFLKFGTDEMVRFKAAYVSGVYRTGPAQAALGGALPVDRRPVLFTAAEVPVQYVAVPQQRPAATAETDDALADTVLDVIVRRLEAQGPAAHQVWLPPLDSPPSLDGLLPGLAAVPGRGLTQPGYEGAGRLVVPVGLVDKPYEQRRDPLWVDFSGAAGHMQIIGGPQSGKSTLLRSLIASFALTHTPHEVQFYGLDFGGGGLAAVAGLPHVGGVASRLDPEKVRRTVAEVYGVMTRREEYFRSSGISSIAEFRTKRARGGISVADQPWGDVFLVIDGWGNFRGDYEAAEGVVLDIAARGLGYGIHLVLTASRSMEVRANLKDHLMNRLELRLGDTMDSELDRKVAANVPTGVPGRGQSPQKLHFMGAVPRIDGLTSDTDLADATAALATEVSRHWEAPGAPEVRLLPRELPSEQLPTGNSFPRRGVAFAFDEDNLEPVYVDFEQDPFFLVYGESESGKSNLLRLLIKQLTERYPGDDCKFFVVDNRRSLLDVTPATHLAEYIPMSNAMDHHMAALVDLMQRRTPTAEVTAQQLRERSWWRGPTVYVVIDDYDLVSTSSGNPLSGLTELLPFARDVGVRFIIARSTAGAGRASYEPFMQRMKELGAQGVVLAGDPGEGDVLGGVRPRPMPAGRGVFVSRRRGKPLVQTGLVPEGTY, encoded by the coding sequence GTGAGCCAAATCATCGTCAAGCGCCCGCCCAGGGCGCTGCCGTCCGAAGTACCCACGGACGAGGTCGTCCTGCAGCCACCGCCGGAACTTCCGCGCGGGCACCAGGAGAGCGTCCTCATGCAGCTGCTGCCGACGCTCGGCATGGGCGGCTCGGTGGTCTTCTTCTTCACCAACGGGCAGCCGTTCATGAAGATCATGGGCATGGTGATGATCGCGTCGACGGTCGCCATGTCCATCGCGATGGTGGTGCGCTTCCGGCGCGGCTCCCAGGGGCAGTTGGCGGACCTTCGCCGCGACTACCTCGGCTATCTGTCGCAGACCCGGCGGGCCGCCCTGGACACGGCGCGTGCGCAGCGCGACGCCCAGTACTACCAGCACCCCTCCCCCGAGCAGCTGTGGGCGCTGGTCGCCGAGGGCAGCCGGGTGTGGGAACGGCGACCGGGTGACGAGGACTTCGCCCAGGTGCGCGTCGGTCTCGGCCCGCAGTCGCTGGCGACCCCGCTGGTCTCCCCCGACACCGGGCCGGTCGAGCAGTTGGAGCCGCTGACCGCGGGGGCCATGCAGCGTTTCGTGGCCACCCACAGTGTCCTGGACGCCCTGCCGATGGCGGTCTCGCTGCGGGCTTTCTACCACGTGACGATCAGCGGTGACCCGGGCTCCGTACGGGCCTCGGCGCGCGCCCTGACCGGTTCGCTGGCCTCGCTGCACTCGCCCGAGGACCTGTTGATCGTGGTCGCGGCCGGGCGCGAGGAGCTGCCGCACTGGGAGTGGGCGAAGTGGCTGCCGCACGCGCAGGCGGCCGGCGCGGTGGACGGCGCGGGCAGCCGCCGGCTGATCGGCGCCGACACCAGGGAGCTGGAGGATCTGCTGGCGACCCGGCTGACCGGGCGCCCGCGCTTCCACCCGGGCGCGACCCCGCTGCCCGACGAGCCCCACATCGTCTTCGTGCTCGACGGCCTGTCGCTGCCGCCGGACTCCGTGCTGGCCACCGTGGAGGGCCTGCAGGGCGTGACGGTCGTCGAGGTGGTGCCCGGTGAACTCTCCGGAGCCCGCGGCGACCTCTCCGTCGTCGTGCAGCCGCACGCGCTGCACCTGGAGTCGGGGCACGGTCTCGTCTACGAGGGAACGCCGGACGTCCTCTCGTACGAGTCCGCGGAGGCGCTGGCGCGGCAACTGGCGCCGCTGCGCATGGCATCGGGCGGGGACGACGACGAACCGCTGCTCGCCAACTTGGAGTTCACGGATCTGCTGAGCCTCGGTGACGCGGCCTCGGTGGACACCAAGCGCACCTGGCGGCCGCGTTCGCTCGCCGAGCGGCTGCGGGTGCCGATCGGTGTCGGCGAGGACGGCCGGCCGGTGATGCTGGACCTCAAGGAGGCCGCGCAGGAGGGCATGGGGCCGCACGGACTGTGCGTGGGCGCGACGGGTTCCGGCAAGTCGGAGCTGCTGCGCACCCTGGTGCTCGGTCTCGCGGTGACGCACTCCTCCGAGACACTGAACTTCGTCCTCGCGGACTTCAAGGGCGGTGCCACCTTCGCGGGGATGGCGCAGATGCCGCACGTCGCGGCCGTCATCACCAACCTGGCGGACGACCTGACGCTGGTCGACCGCATGGGCGACTCCATCCGCGGCGAGCTCAACCGCCGCCAGGAGATGCTGCGCGACGCGGGCAACTACGCGAACATCCACGACTACGAGAAGGCGCGTGCCGCGGGCGCCGCCCTCCAGCCGATCCCCTCGCTCGTCCTGGTCATCGACGAGTTCAGCGAACTGCTCACCGCCAAGCCCGACTTCATCGAGATGTTCGTGCAGATCGGCCGCATCGGCCGGTCGCTCGGCGTGCATCTGCTGCTGGCCTCGCAGCGTCTGGAGGAGGGCCGGCTGCGCGGTCTGGAGACCTATCTGTCGTACCGGGTCGGCCTGCGTACGTTCTCCGCCGCCGAGTCCCGGGCGGCGCTGGGCGTCCCCGACGCCTACGAGCTGCCCAACGTGCCCGGCTCCGGATTCCTGAAGTTCGGCACCGACGAGATGGTGCGCTTCAAGGCCGCGTACGTCTCCGGGGTGTACCGGACGGGTCCGGCGCAGGCCGCGCTCGGCGGGGCGCTGCCGGTGGACCGGCGGCCCGTGCTGTTCACGGCGGCGGAGGTGCCGGTGCAGTACGTGGCCGTGCCCCAGCAGCGCCCGGCGGCGACGGCGGAGACGGACGACGCCCTCGCCGACACCGTGCTCGACGTGATCGTGCGCCGGCTGGAGGCGCAGGGCCCGGCCGCCCACCAGGTGTGGCTGCCGCCGCTGGACAGCCCGCCGTCGCTGGACGGCCTGCTGCCGGGGCTGGCGGCCGTGCCGGGGCGCGGGCTCACCCAGCCCGGCTACGAGGGCGCGGGGCGGCTCGTCGTGCCCGTCGGGCTCGTCGACAAGCCGTACGAGCAGCGCCGCGACCCGCTGTGGGTGGACTTCTCGGGCGCCGCCGGCCATATGCAGATCATCGGCGGCCCGCAGTCGGGCAAGTCGACGCTGCTGCGCTCGCTGATCGCCTCCTTCGCCCTCACCCACACCCCGCACGAGGTGCAGTTCTACGGCCTCGACTTCGGCGGCGGCGGTCTCGCCGCGGTCGCCGGGCTCCCGCACGTCGGCGGTGTCGCCTCGCGCCTGGACCCGGAGAAAGTGCGGCGCACGGTCGCCGAGGTGTACGGCGTCATGACCCGGCGCGAGGAGTACTTCCGCTCCTCCGGGATCTCCTCGATCGCGGAGTTCCGCACGAAGCGGGCGCGCGGCGGGATCTCCGTGGCCGACCAGCCGTGGGGGGACGTCTTCCTGGTCATCGACGGCTGGGGGAACTTCCGTGGCGACTACGAGGCGGCGGAGGGCGTCGTCCTGGACATCGCCGCGCGCGGACTCGGCTACGGCATCCACCTGGTGCTGACCGCGTCCCGGTCGATGGAGGTCCGGGCGAACCTCAAGGACCACCTGATGAACCGCCTGGAGCTGCGGCTCGGCGACACCATGGACTCCGAGCTGGACCGCAAGGTGGCGGCGAACGTGCCGACCGGGGTGCCGGGACGCGGCCAGTCGCCGCAGAAGCTGCACTTCATGGGGGCCGTACCGCGGATCGACGGTCTGACCTCCGACACGGATCTCGCCGACGCGACGGCCGCGCTGGCGACGGAGGTCTCCCGGCACTGGGAGGCGCCGGGCGCACCCGAAGTGCGGCTGCTGCCTCGTGAGTTGCCGTCGGAGCAGCTGCCGACGGGGAACAGCTTCCCGCGCCGGGGCGTCGCCTTCGCGTTCGACGAGGACAACCTCGAACCCGTCTACGTCGACTTCGAGCAGGACCCGTTCTTCCTCGTCTACGGCGAGAGCGAGTCCGGCAAGTCGAACCTGCTGCGGCTGCTGATCAAGCAACTCACCGAGCGCTATCCGGGCGACGACTGCAAGTTCTTCGTCGTCGACAACCGGCGCTCGCTGCTGGACGTCACGCCCGCCACGCACCTCGCCGAGTACATCCCCATGTCCAACGCGATGGACCATCACATGGCGGCGCTGGTGGACCTGATGCAGCGCCGCACGCCCACGGCGGAGGTCACCGCGCAGCAGCTGCGGGAGCGGAGCTGGTGGCGGGGGCCGACGGTGTACGTCGTCATCGACGACTACGACCTCGTCTCCACGTCCAGCGGCAACCCGCTGAGCGGGCTGACGGAACTGCTGCCGTTCGCGCGAGACGTGGGCGTGCGGTTCATCATCGCCCGTTCCACGGCGGGCGCGGGGCGTGCCTCGTACGAGCCCTTCATGCAGCGGATGAAGGAGCTGGGCGCGCAGGGTGTGGTGCTCGCCGGTGATCCGGGCGAGGGTGACGTCCTCGGCGGGGTGCGGCCCCGGCCGATGCCCGCGGGGCGGGGCGTGTTCGTGTCACGGCGGCGGGGGAAGCCGTTGGTGCAGACGGGGCTGGTACCGGAGGGGACGTACTGA
- a CDS encoding WXG100 family type VII secretion target, with product MSGVHYQDLAVKYGTLDALTTELGNQAKKLEEDLGALKQAVLDAAEGWGGEAYDAFQAQSKEWDNHATAVHQALLSISQKVHQAGGDYRGGDLKGASYFQ from the coding sequence ATGTCCGGCGTCCACTACCAGGACCTCGCCGTCAAGTACGGCACCCTGGACGCGCTCACCACGGAACTCGGCAACCAGGCCAAGAAGCTCGAGGAAGACCTCGGGGCGCTCAAGCAGGCCGTTCTCGACGCGGCGGAGGGCTGGGGCGGCGAGGCCTACGACGCGTTTCAGGCGCAGTCGAAGGAGTGGGACAACCACGCCACCGCCGTGCACCAGGCGCTGCTGTCCATCTCGCAGAAGGTCCACCAGGCCGGCGGTGACTACCGGGGCGGCGACCTCAAGGGAGCCAGCTACTTCCAGTAG
- a CDS encoding WXG100 family type VII secretion target translates to MADGRKFDDDRVQKLQTNVLDRYESIKKQLAALQGTIDMIEASWTGVGANAFNKKQTEINDNMAQIGRMLDRFLENLHLTKSDKIKLEDELHSTISNIQVDLGGKTSALNSY, encoded by the coding sequence ATGGCCGACGGCCGCAAGTTCGACGACGACCGGGTACAGAAGCTCCAGACGAACGTCCTGGACCGGTACGAGTCCATCAAGAAGCAGCTCGCCGCCCTCCAGGGGACCATCGACATGATCGAGGCCAGCTGGACGGGCGTCGGCGCCAACGCCTTCAACAAGAAGCAGACCGAGATCAACGACAACATGGCGCAGATCGGCCGGATGCTCGACCGGTTCCTCGAGAACCTGCACCTCACCAAGTCGGACAAGATCAAGCTCGAGGACGAACTCCACTCGACGATCTCCAACATCCAGGTGGACCTCGGCGGCAAGACCTCGGCGCTCAACAGCTACTGA
- a CDS encoding S8 family serine peptidase, which translates to MGSALGALTVLSAGLAPGAAADDVQSQQWYLTAMKADEMWKVSTGKGVKVAVIDSGVNAGTPSLKGQVLADEVPKSVSYHVTQDYDGHGTSMAELIAGTGAGGGLKGLAPGAKIVPYRIAFKGLKSPAEKKNTPSAAEAIRAAADTDAKIISMSFGGPYFDPDDEAAIKYAQSKGKLMFSSVGNEAETKNSIGYPAGYPFVVGVAAADKTGKVGKFSEHGNYVDLAAPGLDVPTWCDATFKSYCPGVGTSMSTAITSASAALVWSAHPDWTANQVLGSLIDTAGRDWPKNEPSNYLGYGLIRPRKVLENTGIDPGPAKTDPLSYENGTGVTGASPSAAASTASQPPKTTTGDRTSAAGSSAESSGGTPWGPLAGAAAVLVVAGGAFAVIRSRRRA; encoded by the coding sequence GTGGGCTCGGCGCTCGGCGCTTTGACCGTTCTGTCGGCCGGACTGGCGCCGGGCGCGGCGGCCGACGACGTCCAGTCCCAGCAGTGGTACCTGACGGCGATGAAGGCCGACGAGATGTGGAAGGTGAGCACGGGCAAGGGGGTGAAGGTCGCCGTCATCGACTCGGGCGTCAACGCCGGGACCCCCTCCCTGAAGGGGCAGGTGCTCGCCGACGAGGTTCCGAAATCGGTCTCCTACCACGTCACCCAGGACTACGACGGTCACGGGACCAGCATGGCGGAACTGATCGCCGGTACGGGCGCCGGAGGTGGCCTGAAAGGCCTCGCACCCGGGGCGAAGATCGTCCCCTACCGGATCGCGTTCAAGGGTCTGAAGAGCCCGGCCGAGAAAAAGAACACCCCGAGCGCGGCAGAAGCGATCAGGGCTGCTGCCGACACCGACGCGAAGATCATCAGTATGTCGTTCGGTGGTCCGTACTTCGACCCCGACGACGAGGCGGCGATCAAGTACGCGCAGTCGAAGGGCAAGTTGATGTTCTCCAGCGTCGGCAACGAAGCGGAGACGAAGAACTCCATCGGCTATCCGGCCGGCTACCCGTTCGTCGTAGGAGTCGCCGCCGCGGACAAGACCGGAAAGGTCGGGAAGTTCTCGGAGCACGGCAACTACGTCGATCTCGCGGCCCCCGGCCTCGACGTGCCCACCTGGTGCGACGCGACGTTCAAGTCGTACTGCCCCGGCGTGGGAACGAGTATGTCCACCGCCATCACCTCCGCCTCCGCCGCCCTTGTCTGGTCCGCCCACCCCGACTGGACGGCCAACCAGGTCCTCGGGAGTCTCATAGACACCGCGGGACGCGACTGGCCGAAGAACGAGCCGAGCAACTACCTCGGATACGGCCTCATCCGGCCCCGCAAGGTGCTGGAGAACACCGGCATCGACCCCGGCCCGGCCAAGACCGACCCGCTCAGTTACGAGAACGGGACGGGCGTGACCGGCGCCTCTCCCTCCGCCGCCGCGTCAACCGCGTCACAGCCCCCGAAAACCACCACCGGCGACCGGACTTCGGCGGCAGGATCGAGCGCCGAGTCGTCCGGCGGCACCCCCTGGGGGCCGCTCGCCGGTGCCGCGGCCGTGCTGGTGGTCGCGGGCGGCGCCTTCGCGGTGATCCGTTCACGGCGCCGCGCATGA
- the mycP gene encoding type VII secretion-associated serine protease mycosin, which translates to MPYAPTVKSPRAAALVAVTLIACTAAPGLAPAAAADSSTDQCTFPNKMYAGRPWALQRVLLDELWSRSKGKGVRVAVIDTGVDVHNPQLTHAVDTSAGVNLLPRKLKDDNGDPIPRGKENGTTDTVGHGTRVAGIIAARPAPKTGFVGLAPEATIIPIEQNDAEGHGTTGTLADAIRHAIKAGAGVINISQDTANSAVPDAGLERAVREALSARIVVVASAGNDGLGGNVKKTYPASYPGVLAVAASDRNNERAAFSQSGDFVGVAAPGVDMISTVPKGGHCSDNGTSFSAPYVAGVAALVKARHPDWTAREIVAQIEQTAERSVPGHDRLVGWGVVDPVRAVTEDDHPLESPDPRDGLSKAEAPVPAALQLGETADERNTRLATYVAVGAVVLVAGLAGGAVAIRDARRRGHRIAGTE; encoded by the coding sequence ATGCCGTACGCGCCCACCGTGAAGTCCCCGCGTGCCGCGGCCCTCGTCGCCGTCACGCTGATCGCCTGCACCGCCGCGCCCGGCCTGGCGCCCGCGGCGGCCGCCGACTCGTCCACCGACCAGTGCACGTTCCCCAACAAGATGTACGCGGGCCGCCCGTGGGCCCTGCAGCGCGTCCTCCTGGACGAACTGTGGAGCCGTTCCAAGGGCAAGGGCGTACGCGTGGCCGTCATCGACACGGGTGTGGACGTGCACAATCCTCAGCTCACCCACGCCGTGGACACGTCCGCGGGCGTCAACCTCCTGCCCAGGAAGCTGAAGGACGACAACGGGGATCCGATCCCGCGCGGCAAGGAGAACGGCACGACGGACACCGTCGGGCACGGCACGCGCGTGGCCGGCATCATCGCCGCCCGGCCCGCACCGAAGACCGGGTTCGTGGGCCTGGCACCCGAGGCGACGATCATCCCGATCGAACAGAACGACGCCGAGGGCCACGGCACGACGGGCACACTGGCGGACGCGATCCGTCACGCGATCAAGGCCGGGGCCGGCGTCATCAACATCTCCCAGGACACCGCCAACTCGGCGGTGCCGGACGCCGGTCTGGAACGGGCGGTCCGGGAGGCGCTGAGCGCGAGGATCGTGGTGGTCGCCTCCGCGGGCAACGACGGCCTGGGCGGCAACGTGAAGAAGACCTACCCGGCCTCGTACCCCGGCGTCCTGGCCGTCGCCGCCTCGGACCGCAACAACGAACGCGCCGCCTTCTCCCAGTCCGGCGACTTCGTCGGCGTCGCCGCACCGGGTGTGGACATGATCTCCACCGTCCCCAAGGGCGGCCACTGCTCCGACAACGGCACCAGCTTCTCGGCCCCGTACGTGGCCGGCGTCGCCGCCCTCGTCAAGGCCCGGCACCCGGACTGGACCGCGCGCGAGATCGTGGCGCAGATCGAACAGACCGCGGAACGCTCCGTGCCCGGCCACGACCGGCTGGTCGGCTGGGGCGTCGTCGACCCGGTCCGCGCCGTCACCGAGGACGACCACCCCCTGGAGTCACCCGACCCGCGGGACGGCCTGTCCAAGGCGGAGGCCCCCGTCCCCGCCGCCCTCCAGCTGGGCGAGACCGCGGACGAACGCAACACCCGGCTGGCCACGTACGTGGCGGTGGGCGCGGTGGTGCTGGTCGCGGGGCTGGCCGGGGGCGCGGTGGCGATACGGGACGCGCGCAGACGCGGGCATCGGATCGCGGGGACTGAGTAG
- the eccB gene encoding type VII secretion protein EccB produces the protein MASRRDQLNAYTFAKRRMLASFVQSSPDGSEEGAPRPLRAVLPGTIVGVVILAAFGAWGMFKPTAPQGWDAVGEKVIIASDSTTRYVVLRTDGKVQLHPVLNMASAKLLLKTGKGEVVTVDESILDTGTIPRGVTIGIPYAPDRLPAASEAGSAKRWAVCERPSAGGGSIQKAAFVLASRDTDRTEGAGQKLHGGDLLYVVGPDRTRYIVDAHGTSYEVDGKDEFLLRTLVGSGREPQRVTQEWLETLHRGDRITFPEVSGQVGADAGVGGGLPAAADKVGMLLKAPNGDRDQYYVVEPGKVVPVSDFTEKLLLSSPALGDLAQTDALDVRVSDFTPESREFYADHDWPTESPSTVNEAGTGQGRRNTVCNVLRSVGKDRGTTTLSTWAGTDFPAPLPTGSTSAYVTPGSGQLYRQFQGEETRAGGVFLVTDTGLRYAMQSNDDSATDDAGIGTTAKEREQLEQEAQLAQVRLGYSGVDPAPIPVAWSSFLSTGPRLSTSAARQPQGS, from the coding sequence ATGGCATCTCGGCGGGACCAGCTCAACGCCTACACCTTCGCGAAGCGCCGCATGCTCGCGTCCTTCGTCCAGTCGTCCCCGGACGGCTCCGAGGAGGGGGCGCCGCGCCCGTTGCGGGCCGTGCTGCCCGGCACCATCGTCGGGGTGGTCATCCTGGCCGCGTTCGGTGCGTGGGGGATGTTCAAGCCGACCGCCCCGCAGGGCTGGGACGCCGTCGGCGAGAAAGTCATCATCGCGAGCGACTCCACCACCCGCTACGTGGTGCTCAGGACGGACGGCAAGGTGCAGCTGCACCCCGTCCTCAACATGGCGTCCGCGAAACTCCTCCTCAAGACGGGCAAGGGCGAGGTCGTCACCGTCGACGAGTCGATCCTGGACACGGGCACCATCCCGCGCGGTGTCACGATCGGCATCCCCTACGCCCCCGACCGGCTGCCCGCGGCCTCGGAGGCGGGCTCCGCCAAGCGCTGGGCCGTCTGCGAACGCCCGAGCGCGGGCGGCGGGTCCATCCAGAAGGCCGCCTTCGTGCTCGCCTCCCGCGACACGGACAGGACCGAGGGCGCCGGACAGAAACTGCACGGCGGGGACCTGCTGTACGTCGTCGGACCGGACCGGACCCGCTACATCGTGGACGCGCACGGCACCTCGTACGAGGTGGACGGGAAGGACGAGTTCCTGCTGCGCACCCTCGTGGGATCCGGCCGCGAACCCCAACGGGTCACCCAGGAGTGGCTGGAGACCCTGCACCGCGGCGACCGCATCACCTTCCCGGAGGTCTCGGGACAGGTCGGTGCCGACGCCGGTGTCGGCGGGGGTCTGCCCGCCGCGGCGGACAAGGTCGGCATGCTGCTCAAGGCCCCGAACGGCGACCGGGACCAGTACTACGTCGTCGAACCGGGCAAGGTGGTGCCGGTCTCGGACTTCACCGAGAAGCTGCTGCTCAGCAGCCCCGCCCTGGGAGACCTCGCGCAGACCGACGCGCTCGACGTCAGGGTGTCCGACTTCACCCCGGAATCACGGGAGTTCTACGCCGACCACGACTGGCCGACCGAGTCCCCGTCGACCGTCAACGAGGCGGGCACCGGACAGGGCCGCCGCAACACCGTCTGCAACGTCCTGCGGAGCGTCGGCAAGGACCGCGGCACGACCACGCTCAGCACCTGGGCGGGCACCGACTTCCCGGCTCCCCTCCCGACCGGTTCCACCAGCGCGTACGTCACCCCCGGCTCCGGTCAGCTCTACCGCCAGTTCCAGGGCGAGGAGACCAGGGCGGGCGGCGTCTTCCTGGTGACCGACACCGGCCTGCGCTACGCGATGCAGTCCAACGACGACAGCGCCACCGACGACGCGGGCATCGGCACCACCGCGAAGGAACGCGAACAGCTGGAGCAGGAGGCCCAACTGGCCCAGGTCCGCCTGGGGTACTCCGGCGTCGACCCGGCCCCGATCCCCGTCGCGTGGTCGTCGTTCCTGTCCACGGGCCCTCGCCTGTCGACGTCGGCGGCCCGCCAGCCGCAGGGATCCTAG
- the eccE gene encoding type VII secretion protein EccE, whose product MASGARFRSRDRSREQGSSASRPQPPGTPGPSGQPRPRAGALHLRVRAGQAGSFRLQRAVLLEIAAAALLVGWIVSPLALVPAAVLALVLVLLALVRRRGRSLPEWLATARALRARRRRAAGTPIRPGTEPGLAPAVECDPSLRTSAYGARDRRPVGVIGDGTFVTVVLQVESDATALRAERGRRPLPLGPVRDALEVDGIRLESAQIVLHTQPAPALHLPRQSVAVSNYAPLQEQTGAPAVRITWIALKLDPELCPEAVAARGGGLLGAQKCVVRAADHLASRLTGAGFRTTLLNEEELIAAVATSACANPLVTAEAGRTDVPARRTEESSRSWRCDNRRHTTYWVRRWPQLGGSDGPSLPQLVALLTAVPALATTFSLTLRRGERQDVSLCGHLRVTGRGDDELVAARRSLEDAARRAGAGLNRLDREQLPGVLATLPLGGVR is encoded by the coding sequence ATGGCTTCCGGAGCGCGGTTCCGGTCGCGTGACCGGTCGCGGGAGCAGGGCTCCTCCGCGTCCCGGCCGCAGCCGCCCGGGACACCCGGACCGTCCGGACAACCCAGGCCGCGCGCCGGTGCGTTGCACCTCAGGGTCCGCGCCGGTCAGGCCGGATCGTTCCGGTTGCAACGAGCCGTCCTGCTGGAGATCGCCGCCGCCGCGCTGCTCGTCGGATGGATCGTCTCGCCCCTCGCCCTGGTCCCCGCGGCGGTGCTCGCCCTCGTCCTCGTCCTGCTCGCGCTGGTCCGCCGCCGAGGCCGCTCGCTGCCCGAATGGCTCGCCACCGCGAGGGCGTTGCGCGCCCGGCGGCGCCGTGCCGCCGGTACGCCGATCCGGCCCGGCACGGAGCCCGGTCTCGCCCCGGCCGTGGAGTGCGACCCCAGCCTCCGCACCTCCGCGTACGGCGCACGCGACCGTCGCCCGGTCGGTGTCATCGGGGACGGCACGTTCGTGACCGTCGTCCTGCAGGTGGAGTCCGACGCGACCGCGCTGCGCGCCGAGCGGGGCCGTCGGCCGCTGCCCCTGGGACCGGTGCGGGACGCCCTCGAGGTGGACGGCATCCGTCTGGAGTCGGCGCAGATCGTGCTGCACACGCAGCCCGCGCCCGCCCTGCATCTGCCCCGGCAGTCCGTGGCCGTCAGCAACTACGCGCCGTTGCAGGAGCAGACCGGGGCGCCCGCGGTGCGCATCACCTGGATCGCCCTGAAGCTCGATCCCGAGCTGTGCCCGGAGGCGGTGGCCGCGCGCGGGGGCGGTCTCCTCGGCGCGCAGAAGTGCGTCGTACGGGCGGCGGACCACCTCGCGAGCCGGCTCACGGGAGCGGGATTCCGTACGACGCTCCTCAACGAGGAGGAGCTGATCGCGGCGGTGGCGACCTCGGCGTGCGCGAACCCGCTGGTGACGGCCGAGGCGGGACGAACGGACGTGCCGGCGCGGCGGACGGAGGAGTCCAGCCGCAGTTGGCGCTGCGACAACCGCAGGCACACGACGTACTGGGTGCGCCGCTGGCCCCAGTTGGGTGGCTCGGACGGGCCGTCCCTGCCGCAACTCGTCGCTCTGCTCACGGCCGTGCCCGCGCTGGCCACCACCTTCAGTCTCACCCTGCGGCGCGGGGAGCGTCAGGACGTGTCGCTGTGCGGGCACCTGCGGGTCACCGGGCGCGGTGACGACGAACTGGTCGCGGCGCGGCGCTCGTTGGAGGACGCCGCCCGGCGGGCCGGTGCGGGACTCAACCGACTCGACCGCGAGCAGCTTCCGGGTGTGCTCGCCACGCTGCCGCTCGGAGGTGTTCGCTGA